The following are encoded together in the Zingiber officinale cultivar Zhangliang chromosome 8A, Zo_v1.1, whole genome shotgun sequence genome:
- the LOC122008279 gene encoding endo-1,3;1,4-beta-D-glucanase-like: MAGAQCCENPPVLSSVFGEGSVVESLGGLKAYTVGSPSSNAAVVLVSDIFGYEAPNLRKLADKVAAAGFLVVVPDFFYGDPYVPNPEKPLMAWLEDHGTDKGFEDAKSVIEYLKSKGKTLIGAAGFCWGGKVVTELAKTDYVNAVVMLHPSLVKLDDINEIKRPTSILAAENDSITPLEIIKQFEEILCTRTEVDSFVKVFPGVAHGWTVRYGTDDEAAVEKAEEAHKDLLDWFEKYLK; the protein is encoded by the exons ATGGCTGGTGCCCAGTGCTGCGAGAACCCCCCGGTGTTGAGCTCTGTCTTCGGTGAAGGATCTGTCGTGGAGAGCCTCGGAGGTCTCAAGGCCTACACCGTTGGCTCCCCCAGTAGCAACGCCGCCGTCGTGCTGGTCTCTGATATCTTCG GGTATGAAGCGCCAAACTTGAG GAAACTAGCTGATAAAGTTGCAGCTGCTGGATTCTTGGTGGTAGTTCCTGATTTTTTCTATGGGGATCCATATGTACCAAATCCGGAGAAACCCTTAATGGCATGGTTGGAAGACCATGGGACG GACAAAGGTTTTGAAGATGCAAAATCTGTAATTGAATATTTGAAAAGTAAAGGCAAAACTCTAATTGGGGCTGCTGGATTTTGCTGGGGTG GCAAAGTGGTCACCGAACTTGCAAAGACTGATTATGTCAATGCCGTGGTAATGCTACACCCATCACTTGTAAAACTTGATGATATAAATG AGATAAAACGCCCCACTTCAATACTAGCAGCTGAGAATGATAGCATCACTCCACTGGAAATAATAAAGCAATTTGAGGAAATCTTATGTACCAGAACTGAG GTGGACAGTTTTGTGAAGGTTTTTCCTGGTGTTGCTCATGGATGGACTGTTCGGTATGGCACTGATGATGAAGCAGCAGTCGAAAAAGCTGAAGAAGCGCACAAGGATTTGTTGGATTGGTTTGAAAAATATCTTAAGTAG
- the LOC122010662 gene encoding zinc finger protein ZAT3-like, whose amino-acid sequence MAFSFDSSPSTINVPALPPPPQQPRPPQQQQPSPPPPQQPRPPTLQQPPPTPPPPPPTHVTLPHYKRPHGLSHFQHSSPGSFAASTPPPKPKAPRRKPDLASAAGTATPPCTECGKRFSSWKALFGHMRCHPERQWRGINPPPHLRRPPPPDQYFTAEEHEVAASLLLLSRSPPGGATDERGSIWERTCGEGSRHECNVCSRAFSSGQALGGHKRCHSEMDCQELVGPSVAGPSSSSYIFDLNLPPPPESSDNNNPADVLDLKLGM is encoded by the exons ATGGCTTTCTCCTTCGATTCCTCCCCCTCCACCATCAACGTCCCGGCGCTACCTCCGCCGCCGCAGCAGCCGCGTCCTCCGCAGCAGCAGCAGccgtctcctcctcctccgcaGCAGCCGCGGCCGCCGACTCTGCAGCAGCCGCCGCCGactccgcctcctcctcctcc CACCCACGTGACTCTGCCTCACTACAAGCGCCCCCACGGGCTCTCTCATTTCCAGCACTCCTCACCCGGCTCTTTCGCCGCCAGCACCCCGCCGCCGAAGCCCAAGGCGCCCCGCAGAAAGCCAGACCTCGCCTCTGCCGCAGGCACGGCCACCCCACCATGCACCGAGTGCGGCAAGCGCTTCTCGTCCTGGAAGGCCCTCTTCGGCCACATGCGCTGCCACCCAGAGAGGCAGTGGCGCGGCATCAACCCCCCGCCGCACCTCCGCCGTCCGCCCCCACCAGACCAATACTTCACTGCCGAGGAGCACGAGGTCGCTGCAAGTCTCCTCTTGCTCTCCCGCAGCCCTCCCGGAGGCGCCACGGATGAGCGTGGGAGCATTTGGGAGAGGACGTGCGGGGAGGGCAGTCGCCACGAGTGCAACGTCTGCTCCAGGGCCTTCTCCTCCGGCCAAGCGCTGGGAGGGCATAAGAGGTGTCACTCGGAGATGGATTGCCAAGAACTAGTGGGCCCTTCGGTGGCCGGTCCCTCATCGAGTAGCTACATATTCGACCTCAACCTCCCGCCGCCTCCCGAAAGCTCCGACAACAATAACCCGGCCGACGTCTTGGACCTTAAATTAGGCATGTAA
- the LOC122008281 gene encoding ADP-ribosylation factor 1-like isoform X2 — MGLTFAKLFSRLFAKKEMRILMVGLDAAGKTTILYKLKLGEIVTTIPTIGFNVETVEYKNISFTVWDVGGQDKIRPLWRHYFQNTQGLIFVVDSNDRDRVVEARDELHRMLNEDELRDAVLLVFANKQDLPNAMNAAEITDKLGLHSLRQRHWYIQSTCATSGEGLYEGLDWLSSNIASK; from the exons ATGGGGCTCACTTTCGCAAAGCTATTTAGCCGCCTGTTTGCGAAGAAGGAGATGAGGATCCTGATGGTGGGGCTTGATGCTGCTGGTAAGACGACCATCCTGTACAAGCTCAAGCTTGGAGAGATCGTCACCACCATTCCAACAATTG GATTCAATGTGGAGACTGTTGAATACAAGAACATTAGTTTCACTGTATGGGATGTCGGTGGTCAGGACAAG ATCAGACCTCTGTGGAGGCATTACTTTCAGAACACCCAGGGGCTTATTTTTGTTGTTGATAGCAATGACCGTGATCGTGTTGTGGAGGCAAGGGATGAACTCCACAGGATGCTAAATGAG GATGAGTTAAGGGATGCTGTCCTACTTGTGTTCGCCAACAAACAAGACCTTCCAAATGCAATGAATGCTGCTGAAATAACCGATAAGCTTGGCCTTCATTCTCTCCGTCAGCGCCATTG GTATATACAAAGCACATGTGCTACATCTGGCGAGGGCTTGTACGAAGGACTTGATTGGCTCTCTAGCAACATTGCCAGCAAG TAA
- the LOC122008281 gene encoding ADP-ribosylation factor 1-like isoform X1, producing MGLTFAKLFSRLFAKKEMRILMVGLDAAGKTTILYKLKLGEIVTTIPTIGFNVETVEYKNISFTVWDVGGQDKIRPLWRHYFQNTQGLIFVVDSNDRDRVVEARDELHRMLNEDELRDAVLLVFANKQDLPNAMNAAEITDKLGLHSLRQRHWYIQSTCATSGEGLYEGLDWLSSNIASKVSSL from the exons ATGGGGCTCACTTTCGCAAAGCTATTTAGCCGCCTGTTTGCGAAGAAGGAGATGAGGATCCTGATGGTGGGGCTTGATGCTGCTGGTAAGACGACCATCCTGTACAAGCTCAAGCTTGGAGAGATCGTCACCACCATTCCAACAATTG GATTCAATGTGGAGACTGTTGAATACAAGAACATTAGTTTCACTGTATGGGATGTCGGTGGTCAGGACAAG ATCAGACCTCTGTGGAGGCATTACTTTCAGAACACCCAGGGGCTTATTTTTGTTGTTGATAGCAATGACCGTGATCGTGTTGTGGAGGCAAGGGATGAACTCCACAGGATGCTAAATGAG GATGAGTTAAGGGATGCTGTCCTACTTGTGTTCGCCAACAAACAAGACCTTCCAAATGCAATGAATGCTGCTGAAATAACCGATAAGCTTGGCCTTCATTCTCTCCGTCAGCGCCATTG GTATATACAAAGCACATGTGCTACATCTGGCGAGGGCTTGTACGAAGGACTTGATTGGCTCTCTAGCAACATTGCCAGCAAGGTATCTAGTCTTTGA
- the LOC122008280 gene encoding UDP-sulfoquinovose synthase, chloroplastic-like — protein sequence MAHFAIAHCNMNSFLAAKSFVRNTGSCYSICHNSVPFQTNRCSKGFLRLCKGRHQNQSIVRATATPMSRELEKRTLSGSLHSDSFSKPKKVMIIGGDGYCGWATALYLSNKGYEVAIVDNLVRRLFDHQLGIDSLTPISSIQNRIHRWKSIVGKNIQLYIGDICDFEFLAEAFKAFEPESVVHFGEQRSAPYSMIDRSRAVYTQHNNVIGTLNVLFAIKEFSPDCHLVKLGTMGEYGTPNIDIEEGYITITHNGRTDTLPYPKQASSFYHLSKVHDSHNIAFTCKAWGIRATDLNQGVVYGVLTDETEMHEELYNRFDYDGVFGTALNRFCVQAAVGHPLTVYGKGGQTRGYLDIRDTVQCVELAIANPAKQGEFRVFNQFTEQFSVNDLAKLVTTAGKKLGLDVQTISVPNPRVEAEEHYYNAKHSKLIELGLQPHLLSDSLLDSLLNFAIKFKDRVDTAQIMPTVSWKKIGVKPVTV from the exons ATGGCGCATTTTGCCATAGCCCATTGCAACATGAATTCTTTTCTAGCAGCCAAAAGCTTTGTTAGAAATACTGGTTCATGTTATTCCATCTGCCACAACTCTGTTCCGTTCCAAACCAACAGATGTTCCAAAGGATTCCTTAGATTGTGTAAGGGTAGGCATCAAAATCAATCAATTGTACGAGCTACTGCCACCCCCATGAGCCGAGAACTTGAGAAGAGAACATTGTCGGGGTCACTTCATAGTGATTCATTCTCCAAACCCAAAAAGGTTATGATTATTGGTGGTGATGGTTATTGTGGTTGGGCAACTGCCCTGTACCTCTCGAATAAGGGCTATGAGGTTGCTATAGTTGATAATCTTGTGCGTCGCCTATTTGATCACCAGCTTGGTATTGACTCCCTTACACCAATCTCTTCCATCCAGAATCGTATTCATCGATGGAAATCAATTGTGGGCAAAAACATCCAGCTCTATATTGGTGATATATGTGACTTTGAGTTCCTTGCTGAAGCTTTTAAAGCTTTTGAACCTGAATCTGTTGTTCACTTTGGTGAGCAAAGATCTGCTCCTTATTCTATGATTGACCGGTCCAGAGCTGTGTATACACAACATAACAATGTGATTGGAACTCTTAATGTTCTCTTTGCTATCAAGGAATTTAGCCCAGACTGTCACCTGGTAAAGCTTGGGACGATGGGAGAGTATGGAACTCCTAATATTGATATCGAGGAAGGCTATATTACCATAACTCACAATGGAAGAACTGATACATTACCTTATCCCAAGCAAGCAAGCTCTTTTTACCACTTAAGCAAGGTGCATGATTCTCATAATATTGCTTTTACTTGCAAGGCCTGGGGGATCCGGGCTACAGATTTGAACCAGGGTGTCGTTTATGGAGTTCTGACAGATGAAACTGAGATGCATGAAGAGCTATACAACAGATTCGATTATGATGGGGTGTTTGGAACAGCACTTAATCGCTTCTGTGTGCAAGCAGCCGTGGGACACCCTCTTACTGTATATGGCAAGGGTGGTCAG ACACGAGGATATCTGGATATTAGGGATACAGTGCAGTGTGTTGAGTTGGCGATTGCAAATCCAGCCAAGCAAGGTGAGTTTCGAGTGTTTAACCAGTTCACAGAACAATTCTCTGTCAACGACCTTGCCAAGTTGGTTACGACAGCTGGAAAGAAGCTCGGACTGGATGTGCAGACAATTAGTGTGCCAAACCCGCGAGTGGAGGCAGAAGAACACTACTACAATGCCAAGCACAGTAAACTAATTGAGCTAGGCCTTCAACCGCACTTGCTTTCTGATTCACTTTTGGATTCATTGCTCAATTTTGCCATCAAATTTAAGGATCGAGTGGACACAGCTCAGATAATGCCCACTGTTTCATGGAAGAAGATTGGAGTGAAACCAGTTACAGTATAG